The Solibacillus sp. FSL R7-0682 genome includes a window with the following:
- a CDS encoding DUF4179 domain-containing protein: MKDIYELLNDIHTNISDDDFASVSEFEKKRFSKELQNRIVKTKKQNKFKRSLTVAAMTLGIICSSLIGLSFTSYAQESPFLGSIFKFFSSSDGKYADYEEHAKKLGLVQESNGIKISIMDTIFDGETLFITYMIETTKDLGDRPWLNSLPMYGDSGLTSSEQISKIEDGKYISLMSVNDYHPENLDDINVNWQIESISTHINNTGTVYEGNWAFDFNLSAVDSKTILVNKTLNNHGLSFTANHIKITPMSFIISYEGSAPLDIFNKWDHLFMSMEVMDDLGNKYKALNGTTRGWGIQAINNWSATYESLDPNATKLFITPIIELSENDIIGKDEVGNPLKANYRSIESNGDLKKVQFEEIIVDLK, encoded by the coding sequence TTGAAAGATATTTATGAACTTTTAAATGATATTCATACAAATATTTCCGATGATGATTTTGCATCTGTTTCAGAATTTGAAAAGAAAAGATTTTCGAAAGAGCTACAAAATCGTATAGTAAAAACAAAAAAACAAAACAAATTCAAACGTTCATTAACAGTGGCAGCAATGACATTAGGAATTATATGCTCTTCCTTAATTGGTCTTTCCTTTACATCATACGCACAGGAGAGCCCTTTTCTTGGAAGTATTTTTAAGTTTTTTAGTAGTAGTGATGGAAAATATGCTGACTATGAAGAGCATGCAAAGAAACTAGGCTTAGTACAGGAAAGTAATGGGATAAAAATAAGCATTATGGATACCATTTTTGATGGCGAAACTTTGTTTATTACGTACATGATTGAAACGACCAAAGATTTAGGCGATCGACCATGGCTCAACAGTTTGCCTATGTATGGAGACAGTGGTTTAACTAGTAGTGAACAAATATCTAAAATTGAAGATGGAAAATATATTAGTTTAATGTCAGTCAACGATTATCATCCTGAAAATTTAGATGATATCAATGTTAATTGGCAAATTGAAAGTATCTCAACACATATAAACAATACAGGCACCGTATATGAAGGAAACTGGGCATTTGATTTCAACTTATCTGCTGTCGACAGTAAAACTATTTTAGTGAATAAAACATTAAACAATCACGGACTATCATTTACAGCTAATCATATTAAAATTACTCCGATGTCATTTATTATATCTTATGAAGGTTCTGCGCCCCTAGACATCTTTAATAAATGGGATCATCTTTTTATGTCAATGGAAGTGATGGATGATTTAGGAAATAAATATAAAGCACTTAACGGAACAACTCGAGGTTGGGGTATTCAAGCTATAAATAATTGGTCTGCTACTTATGAAAGTTTGGATCCGAATGCTACCAAATTGTTTATCACACCCATTATCGAACTATCTGAAAACGACATAATAGGTAAAGATGAAGTTGGAAATCCGCTCAAGGCTAATTACCGCTCCATTGAAAGTAATGGAGACTTAAAAAAAGTGCAATTTGAAGAAATTATAGTTGATCTAAAATAG
- a CDS encoding MBL fold metallo-hydrolase — protein sequence MNYFVCETCGVQYDKSTVEPSECKICTEERQYVSLSGQKWTTLFQLVASNHFNNEIIFEEERLHSIKTVPTFGIGQNAYLVQNRHFNLLWDCITYIDNQTIAKINELGGINAIALSHPHYYSSQVEWAEAFDAPIYIHEDDKEWVTRPSEHIVFWSGEQLILQEGLVLHRIGGHFKGATVLEWQKNEKEGILFVGDIMRVVADRRWVTFMYSYPNFIPLPANIVKRIASQLDTFKFEKLFDAFHRVIEKDAKERVQISAKRYIAALENKLFET from the coding sequence ATGAATTATTTTGTTTGTGAAACGTGTGGGGTCCAATATGACAAATCCACTGTTGAACCTAGTGAATGTAAAATTTGTACGGAGGAAAGACAATACGTCAGCCTAAGTGGGCAGAAATGGACTACTTTATTTCAATTAGTAGCATCTAATCATTTTAATAATGAAATTATATTTGAAGAAGAGAGGTTGCACAGTATTAAAACTGTCCCTACGTTCGGAATTGGACAAAATGCTTACTTAGTTCAGAATCGCCATTTTAATTTGTTATGGGATTGTATTACCTATATTGATAATCAAACTATTGCCAAAATTAATGAATTAGGTGGGATTAATGCAATTGCGTTATCTCACCCCCATTATTATTCAAGCCAAGTGGAGTGGGCGGAAGCATTCGATGCTCCAATCTATATTCACGAAGATGATAAGGAATGGGTAACTAGACCAAGTGAACACATCGTTTTTTGGTCAGGGGAACAATTGATTTTACAAGAAGGTTTAGTATTGCACCGTATTGGAGGCCATTTTAAAGGAGCAACCGTTTTAGAATGGCAGAAAAATGAAAAAGAGGGCATTTTATTTGTTGGTGATATTATGCGTGTTGTGGCAGATCGAAGATGGGTAACTTTTATGTACAGCTATCCGAATTTTATTCCATTACCAGCTAATATTGTGAAACGAATTGCAAGTCAACTTGATACATTTAAATTTGAAAAGTTGTTTGACGCATTTCATCGAGTAATTGAAAAGGATGCAAAAGAACGTGTTCAAATTTCAGCAAAACGGTATATTGCAGCATTAGAAAATAAACTTTTTGAAACATAA
- a CDS encoding MBL fold metallo-hydrolase, which translates to MLNKLSDSIYYLSNQDEKERPTLGLVCGDQYSLVIDCGNSTQHAKDFLLEIEKLNVPPVKYVVLTHAHWDHFLGMNEFNATVIVNRQTNELLKEWKSYTFDDHSLQKYANAKQMSAKCVEIIQAEIPNRESFKLNSPHVIFDNTLSINLGNKVCIIETIQSTHTDDSTIIYIPDEKVIFLGDSVYGTTKNSLYHFKQSLLLPMIKDIQKYDAKMFLLGHESICDLNEMNVYWEELIAASEAVKSDSLENAIECFKAQHNKEPSENELFFIQTFVNDQILQSQ; encoded by the coding sequence ATGTTAAATAAATTAAGTGATTCGATCTATTATTTAAGTAATCAAGATGAAAAAGAACGTCCGACATTAGGCTTAGTATGTGGTGACCAATATAGCCTAGTCATTGATTGTGGGAATTCTACGCAACATGCAAAAGATTTTTTGCTAGAAATAGAGAAGTTGAATGTGCCGCCAGTTAAATATGTCGTTCTTACGCATGCACATTGGGATCACTTCCTAGGAATGAATGAATTTAATGCAACGGTGATCGTTAATCGCCAAACAAACGAACTGTTAAAAGAATGGAAAAGTTATACATTTGATGATCATTCATTACAAAAGTATGCAAATGCGAAACAGATGAGTGCTAAATGTGTGGAGATTATACAAGCGGAAATCCCAAACAGAGAGAGTTTTAAGTTGAACTCACCGCATGTCATTTTTGATAATACATTATCGATTAATTTAGGGAATAAAGTTTGCATAATTGAAACAATCCAAAGTACACATACAGATGATTCTACAATTATTTATATTCCTGATGAAAAAGTTATTTTTTTAGGTGACTCTGTTTATGGTACAACGAAAAATTCACTTTATCATTTCAAGCAGTCTTTGTTATTGCCTATGATAAAGGACATTCAGAAATATGATGCGAAAATGTTTCTACTTGGTCATGAATCAATCTGTGATTTAAATGAAATGAATGTATATTGGGAAGAGTTAATTGCTGCAAGCGAAGCTGTAAAATCTGACTCACTAGAAAATGCTATTGAGTGCTTTAAAGCACAACATAATAAGGAACCTAGCGAGAATGAGCTATTTTTCATTCAAACATTTGTGAATGACCAGATCCTTCAATCGCAATAA
- a CDS encoding sigma-70 family RNA polymerase sigma factor: MKSNEKNFVERLQMEKEDALEYIVYEYLPLVKGISFKILGPIQNEGLVEECINDIFLSVWNNATKFKGDTSNFKHWIASIAKFKAIDYYRKVTKNTEVIVDNLELQKVHSVEEAIIFSENKKEILEFIHTLDPIDQKIIVMRLFLDMKSDEISEKLGLTKSAVDSRLFRGRKKLNNQAQKIILGGNFN; encoded by the coding sequence ATGAAATCAAATGAAAAGAATTTTGTCGAACGCCTCCAAATGGAAAAAGAAGATGCGCTTGAATATATCGTATATGAATATTTACCTCTCGTTAAAGGGATATCTTTTAAAATACTTGGACCTATTCAAAATGAAGGTCTTGTTGAAGAGTGTATAAACGATATTTTTCTATCCGTTTGGAACAACGCAACTAAATTCAAAGGTGATACTAGTAATTTTAAACATTGGATTGCATCCATTGCCAAGTTTAAGGCCATTGATTATTATCGAAAAGTTACTAAAAATACGGAAGTAATAGTAGATAATTTAGAATTACAAAAGGTCCATTCTGTAGAAGAAGCCATTATTTTTTCTGAAAATAAAAAAGAAATACTCGAGTTTATTCACACGTTAGATCCGATTGATCAAAAAATCATTGTAATGCGTTTATTTCTTGATATGAAATCTGATGAAATTTCAGAAAAGCTTGGTTTAACTAAATCAGCAGTAGATAGCCGCCTGTTTAGAGGGCGTAAAAAATTAAATAACCAAGCCCAAAAAATCATTTTAGGAGGTAACTTCAATTGA
- a CDS encoding serine hydrolase domain-containing protein has product MNTLFSKTTKAVQNTYETLNCSGGSLIIYHQNQLAVEQYWGKQSNKEDAKNIQPHTRFHLASCRKTYVGFAVAYAVMNGYIDSIDDDITKHLPIDKQHPLYKGTTIRHLLTHTHGLKLHNDGVERVFKAGEDWGYQGINIDILSEILQFTTKKTIAQIVKEEVFIPLQFKETGWYNQFDDSFVEVIRPESQPHWTAPINIDGSGMNMYASTREFAKWGLLHLNQGMLDGQQVIDPLIIQLATSFQSPVLMNPDLPDNGFLWFVKNSPAQRSEIGEFVPDGSYQILGYTTVTLLVIPQENIVAVRAFNSFGNPEGYNYLRDVKDFGNNIMLDIKQAIGV; this is encoded by the coding sequence TTGAATACACTGTTTTCTAAAACAACAAAAGCTGTTCAAAACACCTATGAAACGCTCAATTGTTCAGGTGGCTCTCTTATCATTTATCATCAAAATCAATTAGCCGTCGAACAATATTGGGGCAAGCAATCAAATAAAGAGGATGCGAAAAATATTCAACCTCATACGAGATTCCATTTAGCTTCTTGTCGGAAGACGTATGTGGGCTTTGCTGTTGCCTATGCAGTCATGAATGGTTATATTGATTCAATCGATGATGACATCACAAAACATTTGCCAATCGACAAACAGCATCCGTTATATAAAGGGACAACTATCCGACATTTATTAACACATACGCATGGATTAAAATTACATAATGACGGTGTTGAACGTGTTTTTAAGGCAGGGGAAGATTGGGGCTATCAAGGGATAAATATAGACATTTTGTCAGAGATTCTTCAGTTTACGACAAAGAAGACAATTGCTCAAATAGTAAAAGAGGAAGTTTTTATCCCTCTACAGTTTAAAGAAACAGGCTGGTATAACCAATTTGATGACAGCTTCGTAGAGGTCATTCGTCCAGAAAGCCAACCCCATTGGACTGCACCGATAAATATAGATGGTAGCGGAATGAATATGTATGCTTCAACACGAGAATTTGCAAAATGGGGGCTTCTTCATCTTAATCAAGGGATGCTTGATGGTCAGCAAGTCATTGACCCACTTATTATCCAACTTGCGACTTCATTTCAATCACCAGTATTAATGAATCCTGATCTTCCGGATAACGGATTTTTGTGGTTCGTTAAAAATTCGCCTGCTCAGCGGTCTGAGATAGGGGAGTTTGTGCCGGATGGATCGTATCAAATTTTAGGGTATACAACGGTGACGCTTCTCGTCATCCCACAAGAAAATATTGTTGCTGTTCGAGCGTTTAATAGCTTCGGAAATCCTGAAGGCTATAACTATTTACGAGATGTAAAGGACTTTGGAAATAACATTATGCTTGATATTAAACAGGCTATAGGCGTGTAG